From ANME-2 cluster archaeon:
CAGCCTCTCCACCTCATCATCACTAAACGCTCCCACAACCACAGTCCCCAATTCCGGCAAAACCGCCTGCAGGTAAACATTCCGGGCCGCATGCCCCACCCCATGTGCACATACCGCACCCCCCGCTCGCCATACTTCCCGTCGTCCGCTCATACACGGCAGCAAACACCAGCAC
This genomic window contains:
- a CDS encoding nitroreductase family protein; this translates as MRKGQPGIMEMVRRCWCLLPCMSGRREVWRAGGAVCAHGVGHAARNVYLQAVLPELGTVVVGAFSDDEVERLPQMQDDERALCIMPVGRD